The following proteins are co-located in the Leptospira weilii genome:
- a CDS encoding restriction endonuclease subunit S produces the protein MEKLLKGAKVEWKALGEVIISNTGGGTPSKAKSEYWNGEIPWASVGDLSIDGHFIKKTRNHVTSEGLKDSSSNLISKGDVIVAVKISPGKMKIAGIDLAINQDLRGLKLKDEISAKFLNYYFQILILQGTGTIVKAITSKDLEKVEIPIPPLPVQEEIVRILDAFTELTARKKQYNYYRDQLLSFDEGEVEWKTLGEVGEVRMCKRILKEQTSYEGEIPFYKIGTFGKKPDAYISRNLYEEYKAKYSYPKIGEILISASGTIGRAVVFDGKESYFQDSNIVWIENNENFILNKFLFYFYKIANWDISEGGTIQRLYNDSLRKLRIPIPPLAQQERIVRILDKFDALTNSISEGLPREITLRQKQYEYYRELLLSFPKAEVDPK, from the coding sequence ATGGAAAAGCTTTTGAAGGGTGCCAAAGTGGAATGGAAAGCGCTGGGGGAAGTAATTATATCGAATACAGGAGGAGGAACCCCTTCAAAAGCAAAATCAGAATACTGGAACGGTGAAATTCCTTGGGCTTCAGTTGGAGATCTAAGCATTGATGGGCATTTTATAAAAAAAACCAGAAATCACGTTACTTCTGAAGGTTTAAAAGACAGTTCCTCAAATTTGATAAGCAAGGGAGATGTTATTGTTGCTGTAAAGATATCTCCCGGAAAAATGAAAATTGCTGGCATTGATCTTGCCATTAACCAAGATTTGCGCGGATTAAAACTTAAAGATGAAATTAGTGCAAAATTTCTAAATTACTACTTTCAGATTTTAATATTGCAAGGGACTGGAACCATTGTAAAAGCAATCACCTCAAAAGATCTAGAGAAAGTAGAAATCCCCATTCCTCCCCTGCCCGTCCAAGAAGAAATCGTCCGCATTCTGGACGCATTTACTGAGCTTACCGCCCGAAAAAAACAATACAACTACTATCGAGATCAACTCTTAAGCTTTGATGAAGGAGAAGTGGAATGGAAGACATTGGGGGAGGTTGGCGAAGTTCGTATGTGTAAACGAATTTTGAAAGAGCAAACTTCATATGAAGGAGAAATTCCATTTTACAAAATTGGTACTTTTGGTAAAAAACCCGATGCCTACATTTCGAGAAACTTATATGAAGAATACAAAGCGAAGTATAGCTATCCGAAAATTGGCGAAATCTTGATTTCCGCTAGCGGTACCATCGGAAGGGCCGTTGTGTTCGACGGAAAAGAGTCTTATTTTCAAGACAGTAATATTGTTTGGATAGAAAATAATGAAAACTTTATTTTGAACAAGTTTTTGTTCTACTTTTACAAAATAGCAAATTGGGATATTTCGGAAGGCGGAACAATCCAACGGCTTTATAATGATAGTTTACGTAAACTTAGAATCCCAATCCCTCCCCTCGCCCAACAAGAACGCATCGTTCGCATTCTCGATAAATTCGATGCCCTGACCAACTCGATCAGCGAAGGTTTGCCTCGTGAAATTACACTGCGTCAAAAGCAATACGAGTATTATCGCGAATTATTGTTGAGTTTTCCGAAAGCAGAGGTAGATCCGAAATGA
- a CDS encoding type I restriction-modification system subunit M translates to MTSAQQRAALQRQIWQIANDVRGAVDGWDFKQYVLGTLFYRFISENFTNYMEGGDSSIQYSKLNDKKITKEIKDDAIKTRGYFIYPSQLFANIVTKADKNERLNTDLAGIFKDIESSANGFPSEHDIKGLFADFDTTSNRLGNTVKDKNSRLAAVLKRVAELDFGDFDSSHIDLFGDAYEFLISNYAANAGKSGGEFFTPQHVSKLIARLAIHKQTRINKIYDPACGSGSLLLQARKQFDDHIIEEGFFGQEINHTTYNLARMNMFLHNINYDKFDIELGNTLIDPRHNHEKPFDAIVSNPPYSINWKGSDDPTLINDERFAPAGILAPKSKADFAFVLHALSYLSSKGRAAIVCFPGIFYRSGAEQKIRQYLVGNNFVETVISLAPNLFFGTTIAVNILVLSKHKTDTNTQFIDASGLFKKETNNNILTEDHIEQIMQTFDSKVDTEHFAKSVSVETIANNDYNLSVSSYVEAKDNREVIDIQKLNAELKTTVAKIDQLRANIDAIVAEIEG, encoded by the coding sequence ATGACAAGTGCTCAACAACGCGCCGCGCTACAACGCCAAATCTGGCAAATCGCCAATGATGTAAGAGGAGCAGTCGACGGATGGGATTTCAAACAGTATGTGCTGGGTACTCTGTTTTATCGTTTCATCAGTGAGAACTTTACCAACTACATGGAAGGCGGTGATAGCAGTATTCAGTATTCAAAACTAAACGATAAAAAAATCACCAAAGAGATCAAGGACGATGCCATCAAAACCAGGGGATATTTTATCTACCCAAGCCAGCTCTTCGCCAATATCGTTACCAAGGCTGACAAAAACGAGCGCTTAAATACAGACCTGGCTGGTATATTTAAAGACATCGAAAGCTCCGCCAACGGATTTCCATCAGAGCATGACATTAAAGGATTGTTTGCCGATTTTGATACTACGAGTAATCGCCTCGGGAACACAGTAAAAGATAAAAACAGCCGTCTTGCCGCCGTTCTCAAACGTGTGGCCGAGCTAGATTTTGGTGATTTTGATAGCAGTCATATCGATTTGTTTGGCGATGCCTACGAATTTCTTATCTCCAACTATGCGGCCAATGCAGGTAAATCCGGCGGTGAGTTTTTCACTCCCCAGCATGTCTCCAAGCTGATTGCTCGGCTGGCTATACACAAGCAGACACGCATCAATAAAATCTATGACCCCGCCTGTGGTTCCGGCTCCTTACTTTTACAAGCCAGAAAGCAATTTGATGATCATATCATAGAAGAAGGTTTTTTCGGCCAGGAAATCAACCATACCACTTACAACCTCGCGCGAATGAATATGTTCTTGCATAATATCAACTACGATAAGTTCGATATCGAGCTGGGAAATACTCTGATCGACCCTCGGCATAATCATGAAAAACCATTCGATGCCATTGTCTCCAATCCTCCCTACTCGATTAACTGGAAAGGAAGCGATGATCCGACCTTGATCAACGACGAGCGTTTTGCGCCAGCAGGAATATTGGCCCCTAAGTCCAAGGCAGACTTTGCCTTTGTGCTCCATGCACTCAGTTATTTATCGAGTAAGGGTCGTGCGGCCATTGTCTGCTTCCCCGGTATTTTTTACCGCAGTGGCGCCGAACAGAAAATCCGTCAGTATCTGGTAGGTAATAACTTTGTCGAAACCGTCATCTCACTAGCGCCTAATTTGTTTTTTGGGACCACCATCGCCGTAAATATTCTGGTTCTTTCCAAACATAAAACAGATACAAACACTCAGTTCATTGATGCAAGTGGTCTTTTCAAAAAAGAGACCAATAATAATATACTCACCGAAGACCATATTGAACAGATCATGCAGACCTTCGATAGCAAGGTTGATACGGAGCACTTTGCAAAATCCGTAAGCGTTGAGACAATCGCCAACAACGATTACAATCTATCCGTAAGCAGTTATGTAGAAGCCAAGGACAACCGAGAAGTGATCGATATCCAAAAACTCAACGCAGAGCTAAAAACCACCGTCGCCAAAATCGATCAGCTCCGTGCAAACATTGATGCAATCGTTGCGGAGATTGAAGGGTGA
- a CDS encoding IS5 family transposase (programmed frameshift), whose amino-acid sequence MDKYYSEIPEGLWKQIAPLIPKEKSKPKGGRNRVPTRVVMAGIIYRMKTGCQWRAIPNDFGSGQTCHRRFQEWERAGVFKKIYKSILKYYDVKNKIAWDWASMDSAMVKAPKGGVLTGKNPTDRAKLGVKRHILTDGNGIPLAITLSGANVHDKRNVKDTLNSILVFSGRKRKKPKHLCLDKGYDFKDIEALIERRNIRPHIRKKGEKPLIGKYKGKPRRWVVERTNSWHNRFRAILIRWERKAENYLASLYLASSIIVFNFFNR is encoded by the exons ATGGACAAATATTATTCAGAGATTCCCGAGGGACTTTGGAAACAAATAGCCCCTTTGATCCCAAAAGAGAAGTCAAAGCCGAAAGGTGGTCGCAATCGCGTTCCAACAAGAGTCGTAATGGCAGGTATCATCTATCGAATGAAAACAGGCTGTCAGTGGCGTGCAATTCCGAATGACTTTGGATCGGGTCAAACTTGTCACAGAAGATTTCAAGAATGGGAACGAGCGGGAGTATTCAAAAAGATTTATAAATCTATTTTAAAATATTATGATGTGAAGAATAAGATAGCTTGGGATTGGGCTTCGATGGATTCCGCAATGGTCAAGGCTCCCAAAGGGGGAGTTT TAACCGGGAAAAATCCTACAGACCGTGCCAAATTGGGAGTTAAACGGCATATTCTTACGGATGGAAACGGAATTCCATTGGCAATTACGTTGAGCGGAGCGAACGTTCATGATAAACGCAATGTAAAAGATACATTGAATTCCATCTTGGTTTTTTCCGGAAGAAAAAGAAAAAAACCAAAACACCTTTGTTTAGATAAAGGTTATGACTTCAAAGATATAGAAGCATTAATCGAAAGAAGAAACATTCGACCTCATATTCGGAAAAAAGGTGAAAAACCTCTCATTGGTAAATACAAAGGAAAACCTAGACGTTGGGTCGTTGAAAGAACAAATAGTTGGCATAATCGATTCAGAGCTATTTTGATTCGCTGGGAAAGAAAAGCAGAAAACTATCTGGCTTCTCTTTATCTTGCAAGCTCAATCATTGTTTTTAACTTTTTTAATAGGTAG
- a CDS encoding ASCH domain-containing protein, with protein MAKTKNPRVVFLPIKPEFAHKIINGEKNIEFRKKFSSQEVETIVIYSSSPEKRVIGYATVDSIVIDTPDSLWKRFYKKGGIDKDRFSFYFNGKETGVGIRIKNVSRLKEAVTHHLTHKLRGLLV; from the coding sequence TTGGCTAAAACAAAGAATCCGCGAGTAGTATTCCTACCGATCAAACCGGAGTTTGCTCATAAAATCATCAATGGGGAAAAGAATATAGAGTTTCGAAAGAAGTTCTCTTCCCAAGAAGTCGAAACCATTGTGATCTACTCTTCCAGTCCCGAAAAGCGAGTTATTGGTTATGCAACTGTCGATTCCATCGTAATCGATACTCCTGATTCCCTCTGGAAACGCTTCTATAAAAAAGGGGGAATCGATAAGGATAGGTTTTCTTTTTATTTTAATGGAAAGGAAACGGGAGTTGGTATTCGAATTAAGAATGTAAGTAGATTGAAAGAGGCTGTTACCCATCACCTTACCCACAAATTAAGAGGGCTTTTGGTATAA